GCCGAGTGAAGTACTGAGTCGCCGTTCTGTTCCAGGTCTTCAGAGCTTACCCACTGTAATTCGATGTCCCGGCCGTAGTGTACAGCCGCATGGTACAGCGACTCCTTAACAGAAATATACGAATCATGCAGCTTGACGTATTTGCCTACTATCGCTATCTTAATACTTTCCTTAGGCTCCCTCATACGATCAACGATATCCCGCCATTCATCGAAATCCGGCTCGTTCCCGGGCAGATCGAGTTTTTCGACTATCAGAGATCCCAGCCCGGCCTCCTCGAGCACGAGAGGTATCTCGTAAATTATCGGCAGGGTCGGCAAAGCTATGACAGCCCTCCGTTCCACATCGCAGAATAAAGCGATCTTGTCTTTGACATCGTCGTTGATGGGCAAGTCGCTGCGCAGGATTATCACGTCCGGCTGAATACCCATGCGTCTGAGCTCATTGACGCTGTGCTGTGTCGGCTTCGTCTTCAACTCGAAGGTCGACTGTAGATAAGGAAGAAGCGTCAGGTGAACGAACATTACATTGTCGCGGCCGACCTCCGTCCTGAGCTGCCTGATAGCTTCAAGGAACGGTTGGCCTTCGATATCGCCTACCGTGCCGCCGACCTCGACGATAACGACGCTTGCCTCACTCTCCTCAGCAACAACGCGAATACAGCGTTTTATCTCGTTTGTAACATGGGGAATAACCTGTATCGTTCCGCCAAGGAAGCCTCCCTGTCTCTCCTGCGAGATTATCGAATTATATATCTGTCCCGATGTAACACTGGATGATTTCGTCAGCCTTATATCTATGAATCGTTCATAGTGGCCTAAATCTAAATCCGTTTCAGCGCCGTCACGGGTAACAAAAACTTCGCCGTGCTGGTAAGGCGACATAGTCCCCGGATCTACATTCAGATAAGGATCCAGTTTCTGCACGGATACGGAGATTTTGCGGCTCTTTAATATCCTGCCTATAGACGCGACGGCAATGCCCTTCCCCACCGAGCTGACTACGCCGCCGGTTACAAAAATGTACTTCGCCATCGGCAAGAACCTTTCTTAATAAATTTTATCCTAGAGTATATGCCTCAATTGTTACGAAAGTATTTCATACCACATTCTTAAAATATAAAAAGCCCTGAGTCTCTTTAAGAATCTCAGAGCTTTTCAGCTTAATTCCTTGGTAGCGGGAGTTGGATTCGAACCAACGACCTCCGGGTTATGAGCCCGACGAGCTACCACTGCTCTATCCCGCGGTACTACTGTATATAGTCGCATTGAACTTTAGTATACCCAACTCTTAGTGTAGGTCAAGTCCTCGGCCGTTAGTACCGCTAAGCTAAAACGCTCGCACGCCTTACACACGCGGCCTATCAAACAGCTAGTCTTGCTGCGGCCTTACTCCTTCCGAAGAAGGATGGCAGATCTAATCTCGGGGCATGCTTCGCACTTAGATGCTTTCAGCGCTTATCACTGCCAGACATGGCTACCCAGCAATGCCGCTGGCGCGACAACTGGCACACCAGAGGTCTGTCCCTCCAGGTCCTCTCGTACTATGGAGAGCCCCCCTCAAATCTGCTACGCCCACGACGGATAGAGACCGAACTGTCTCACGACGTTCTGAACCCAGCTCGCGTGCCTTTTTAATGGGCGAACAGCCCAACCCTTGGGGCCTGCTCCAGCCCCAGGATAA
The Dehalococcoidia bacterium genome window above contains:
- a CDS encoding CTP synthase, which encodes MAKYIFVTGGVVSSVGKGIAVASIGRILKSRKISVSVQKLDPYLNVDPGTMSPYQHGEVFVTRDGAETDLDLGHYERFIDIRLTKSSSVTSGQIYNSIISQERQGGFLGGTIQVIPHVTNEIKRCIRVVAEESEASVVIVEVGGTVGDIEGQPFLEAIRQLRTEVGRDNVMFVHLTLLPYLQSTFELKTKPTQHSVNELRRMGIQPDVIILRSDLPINDDVKDKIALFCDVERRAVIALPTLPIIYEIPLVLEEAGLGSLIVEKLDLPGNEPDFDEWRDIVDRMREPKESIKIAIVGKYVKLHDSYISVKESLYHAAVHYGRDIELQWVSSEDLEQNGDSVLHSAQGIVVPGGFGIRGIEGMIIAARYARTHGIPYLGLCLGMQVMVIEFARHILGSDEPNTTECDSKTAYPVIDLLPEQRGIEYIGGTMRLGEYECCLTAGSKAAAAYKEPLIYERHRHRYEFNNDFRKMFEDAGMCFSGLSPNGYLVEISELKGHPFMVACQFHPEFLSRPDRSHPLFREFMNVAKDIVVEGSQSPLQI